Proteins from a genomic interval of Trichoderma breve strain T069 chromosome 2, whole genome shotgun sequence:
- a CDS encoding aminotransferase class I and II domain-containing protein gives MEFDTLQVRFGEIAHVVSSNFQKLPGSAMLARYIQSSYQNDPVRSAIELILVLFFIRYLMSPSYSTHKQNFVKLREGEIEELIDEWTPEPLVADQSLIEEIENEKLPVIVGPTGPKVKLSNGRTAINLASYNFYNFNANDQIKEKAIQTLRTYGVGPCGPPQFYGTQDVHEKAEADISSFLGTEACIVYAQTFSTVSSVIPSFCKRGDVIIADAAANYSIRKGLQISRSNIRWFKHGDMGDLEKVMKSVVNEQAKSGKLTRRFVVTEGLFETTGDVTDLPRLVELKEKYKFRIILDETWSFGVLGRTGRGLTEAQNVDPQQVDMIIGSLSGPLCAGGGFCAGSKDVIVHQRITSSAYTYSAALPAMLAMTASESVKLLQSNPDVLVQCRENIRALRAQLDPRSDWVVCTSSLDNPILLLALKPEVIKAKRLTVDDQEKILMECVEESLANGVMITRLKTRPYANAMGAKDGDWTLQPSLKVCVTSALSKKDIEKAGITIRHAITKIMTRKSANKTI, from the exons ATGGAGTTCGATACTCTCCAGGTTCGCTTTGGCGAAATTGCCCATGTGGTATCGTCTAATTTCCAGAAACTTCCCGGCTCGGCTATGCTGGCCCGATACATCCAATCCAGCTACCAAAATGACCCCGTTCGATCTGCCATTGAATTGATACTCGTTTTGTTCTTTATACGGTACCTGATGTCTCCTTCATACTCTACTCACAAGCAGAATTTTGTCAAGCTGCGGGAAGGC GAAATCGAGGAATTGATTGACGAATGGACTCCCGAACCGCTTGTAGCAGACCAAAGTCTCATTGAAGAGATCGAGAATGAAAAACTTCCGGTTATCGTAGG ACCGACGGGCCCCAAAGTCAAATTATCCAATGGACGCACTGCTATTAACCTGGCATCCTATAACTTCTATAACTTTAATGCCAACGACCAAATCAAAGAGAAGGCAATCCAAACCCTGCGGACATATGGAGTTGGCCCTTGTGGACCTCCTCAATTCTATGGCACTCAGGACGTTCACGAGAAAGCCGAGGCCGACATTTCTTCATTTCTCGGCACGGAAGCCTGCATTGTTTATGCACAAACCTTCTCGACTGTATCAAGTGtcattccatctttttgCAAGCGCGGAGATGTGATTAttgccgatgctgctgccaatTATTCCATCCGCAAAGGCCTACAGATCTCAAGGAGCAACATCAGATGGTTCAAACACGGAGACATGGGTGATCTGGAGAAAGTGATGAAATCTGTTGTAAATGAGCAGGCAAAATCGGGTAAACTGACGCGTCGATTCGTTGTTACGGAAGGCTTATTTGAGACGACCGGTGATGTGACTGACCTGCCCCGATTGGTTGAGCTGAAGGAAAAGTACAAGTTTCGAATTATTTTGGATGAAACCTGGTCATTCGGAGTGTTGGGGCGAACTGGTCGCGGCCTCACTGAAGCACAAAACGTCGATCCGCAACAGGTGGACATGATTATTGGATCACTCTCCGGCCCCTTGTGCGCAGGAGGCGGGTTCTGTGCTGGATCCAAAGATGTCATTGTGCACCAGCGTATCACTTCCTCTGCTTACACCTACTCTGCTGCCTTACCAGCCATGTTGGCCATGACAGCAAGCGAATCTGTGAAACTACTGCAGTCAAATCCCGACGTGCTTGTTCAGTGCAGAGAGAATATCCGAGCTTTGAGAGCGCAGCTTGACCCGCGTAGCGATTGGGTTGTGTGCACCAGCTCGCTGGACAATCCTATCTTGCTCCTGGCACTCAAACCCGAAGTCATCAAGGCAAAGAGATTGACCGTGGATGATCAAGAGAAAATCCTGATGGAGTGCGTCGAAGAG TCTCTCGCGAACGGTGTTATGATCACACGACTGAAGACAAGGCCTTATGCGAATGCCATGGGGGCGAAGGATGGAGATTGGACACTCCAGCCAAGCCTCAAAGTGTGCGTCACTTCTGCGCTGTCCAAAAAGGACATTGAAAAGGCAGGAATCACAATTCGACATGCCATTACGAAGATAATGACTCGAAAATCAGCGAACAAGACTATCTAA
- a CDS encoding PCI domain-containing protein: protein MNTDSISDFLAEQRDAAPEELQPLILNFEDYWERKLWHQLTDALVEFFNDEGSAGQRLAFYNVFILKFADKINKLKLVMLALKAATQCKDDRERLAFLQSVVKKVDTEDSQDALVFASVAVARVKLSLGELEDAKQDLDVAEKILDSFDSVEAVVHAAFYDASANYYQRKMDFANYYRTALLYLACIDLSSLSDEERHRRAYYLSVAALVSTSIYNFGELLLHPILDTLGRSEDDAWLRDLLFAYNRGDLAAYDLLSDNIASNKLLNDNSDSLRQKIYLAALTEAVFRRPPHDRTMTFATISQETKVQPQEIEHLVMKALSLGLLRGTIDQVGQIAHITWVQPKVLDMKQIESMRQRLLEWDSNVNQLGNWIEAAGHDVWAA from the exons ATGAACACCGACAGCATCTCCGATTTCCTTGCGGAGCAACGAGACGCAGCTCCAGAAGAGCTCCAGCCTCTTATCCTCAACTTTGAGGACTACTGGGAGCGCAAGCTATGGCACCAACTCACAGACGCCCTCGTCGAATTCTTCAACGATGAGGGCAGCGCCGGCCAGCGCTTGGCCTTCTACaatgtcttcatcctcaagTTTGCCGATAAAATCAATAaattgaagctggtgatgctAGCCCTCAAAGCCGCAACACAGTGCAAAG ATGACCGTGAACGTTTGGCTTTCCTGCAGTCCGTAGTTAAGAAGGTGGACACAGAGGATTCCCAAGATGCGCTTGTATTTGCTTCTGTTGCAGTGGCCAGGGTGAAACTAAGCCTtggcgagctggaggatgcgAAACAAGATCTAGATGTCGCAGAGAAAATACTAGACTCATTCGACTCCGTTGAGGCAGTCGTACATGCAGCGTTTTACGACGCCAGCGCCAACTACTATCAG CGAAAGATGGACTTTGCAAACTACTACCGAACTGCCCTCCTCTATCTTGCCTGTATCGACCTGTCATCGCTCTCTGACGAGGAACGACATCGAAGAGCCTACTACCTAAGCGTTGCGGCTCTAGTATCTACTAGTATCTATAATTTCGGCGAGCTTCTACTCCACCCCATTCTGGACACCCTGGGTCGGAGTGAGGATGATGCTTGGTTGCGTGACCTCCTCTTCGCCTACAACCGGGGAGACCTTGCTGCCTACGATCTTCTTTCAGATAACATTGCGTCCAACAAGCTGTTAAACGACAACTCGGACAGCCTCAGACAGAAGATTTACTTGGCAGCTTTGACGGAAGCTGTCTTTCGCAGACCACCGCATGACAGAACCATGACCTTTGCTACTATTTCTCAAGAGACCAAAGTTCAACCCCAAGAGATTGAGCATTTGGTGATGAAAGCTTTGAGCCTGGGCCTTTTGCGTGGAACAATCGACCAAGTAGGTCAGATTGCACACATTACTTGGGTGCAACCGAAGGTACTCGACATGAAGCAGATCGAGAGTATGCGTCAACGACTCCTCGAGTGGGATTCAAACGTCAACCAGCTAGGGAACTGGATTGAAGCGGCCGGCCATGATGTTTGGGCAGCATAA
- a CDS encoding gaa1-like, GPI transamidase component domain-containing protein, which yields MPRLLSTALSLRRDPRLLKIPPYISAFCIAIGVVWLLLLPLDDYSRRTYVSENALLPGQVHTYFGGSEQSIFRAFRHEVDLLASKNNFEVNDKLESILTGFGVKVGRQNYTYHSAGEIYSGENVYGILQAPRGDATEAIVLVAAWKSIDEQLNRNGVALVLTLARYFKRWSLWSKDIILLLPPDSTTGTQAWVDAYHDAHDSKYIAPLPLKSGALQGALAIDYPFEHRYHELHIIYDGTNGQLPNLDLINSIVNIAGGQMGIETTVQQMAGHTDSYQDRLQTMLRGMLYQGLGYPTGPHSSFIPYHVDAITLQPAGEGWHDEMAMGRVVEGSFRSLNNLLEHLHQSFFFYLLMQKNRFVSIGTYLPSAMLVAANFTIMAIFLWVKSGQPIAKREATDKAKVERNLLSPLALVATCHSISAIPLFIFNHLGIKTLPLAFLLFSVSSTALPAIFSFVIASVQKPTAQFFQLTKSFSLLILGVSLATLSTLNFSLAFLVGLLASPLTFIQPTKNLATSMDQWCYYV from the exons ATGCCACGACTGCTCT CTACAGCGCTGTCATTGCGTCGCGACCCTCGACTGCTCAAAATACCTCCATACATATCTGCCTTCTGCATTGCCATTGGTGTTGTTTGGCTCCTCCTACTGCCCCTGGACGATTACTCGAGACGAACCTACGTATCAGAGAATGCTCTCTTGCCTGGCCAGGTGCATACATACTTCGGTGGTAGTGAACAATCCATTTTCAGAGCATTCAGGCATGAGGTAGACTTGCTTGCTAGCAAGAACAACTTCGA GGTCAATGACAAGCTGGAATCCATCCTGACTGGCTTTGGAGTCAAGGTTGGTCGACAAAATTATACCTATCACTCTGCGGGAGAGATATACAGTGGGGAGAATGTGTACGGTATTTTGCAAGCTCCGCGAGGGGACGCAACCGAAGCCATCGTTCTGGTGGCTGCATGGAAAAGTATAGATGAGCAGCTCAATCGTAATGGTGTTGCGCTCGTCCTCACGTTGGCTCGCTATTTCAAAC GTTGGTCTTTATGGTCCAAGGATatcattcttcttctacctcCAGATAGCACAACGGGTACGCAAGCTTGGGTTGATGCCTATCATGATGCCCATGATTCAAAGTATATTGCGCCGTTACCTCTCAAGTCTGGTGCGCTGCAGGGAGCTCTTGCGATTGACTACCCTTTTGAGCACCGGTATCATGAACTCCACATCATTTACGACGGTACGAATGGTCAGTTGCCTAATCTCGACCTCATCAATTCGATTGTAAACATTGCAGGCGGCCAGATGGGCATTGAAACTACCGTCCAGCAAATGGCTGGCCATACGGACAGCTACCAGGATCGACTTCAAACGATGCTCCGAGGTATGCTTTATCAAGGCCTTGGATATCCAACGGGACCCCATAGCAGCTTCATTCCGTATCATGTGGACGCTATAACCTTACAGCCCGCTGGCGAAGGATGGCACGATGAGATGGCAATGGGCAGAGTTGTAGAAGGATCTTTCAGGAGTCTCAACAACCTGTTGGAGCATTTGCATCagagcttctttttctaccTTCTCATGCAGAAGAATCGCTTTGTTAGCATAGGCACATATCTACCCAGTGCCATGTTGGTTGCTGCCAACTTCACTATTATGGCCATCTTTCTTTGGGTGAAGAGTGGGCAACCCATCGCAAAGAGAGAAGCCACCGACAAGGCAAAGG TTGAGCGTAACCTTCTCTCGCCGCTTGCTCTCGTTGCGACATGCCATTCCATTTCTGCCATTCCTCTATTCATTTTCAACCATCTTGGTATTAAG ACGTTaccattggcctttttgctATTTTCCGTCTCGTCCACTGCTCTTCCTGCAATCTTCTCTTTCGTTATTGCCTCGGTTCAGAAGCCTACTGCGCAGTTCTTTCAACTTACAAAGTCCTTCTCACTGCTGATCCTAGGCGTATCTCTTGCCACGCTCAGCACGCTCAATTTCTCACTCGCTTTTCTAGTTGGACTTCTGGCAAGCCCTCTTACTTTCATCCAACCGACCAAAAACCTGGCCACTAG CATGGACCAGTGGTGTTACTATGTCTGA
- a CDS encoding fringe-like domain-containing protein, whose translation MDSTSACFTPDELIIFSDLDEKIRDHHAIDILAHLPSAHYNATTFKMWEEYLAQKEMQANGVLDTAAQVKHINGWALDKFKFLPMMERAWAMKPNRDFYVFYETDTYIFWDNLFRFLQTYNPDANVYIGSPSPGRRDPKRRDQGTLFANGGPGYVISRGAMKTFYLNHDDECCGDSVLGWVLWELGIPMHGHWPMFSDYGLHDIPFNDQHWCQPLITLHKTSPKDMVDLFSWEFSQRKSQVSSVPYMFHTTICSFFYRVRASNVDLLHS comes from the exons ATGGACAGCACCAGCGCTTGCTTTACGCCCGATGAATTGATCATCTTTTCTGATCTCGATGAGAAAATCCGGGATCATCATGCTATCGACATTTTGGCCCATCTGCCTAGCGCCCATTATAATGCTACGACATTCAAGATGTGGGAGGAATATCTagcccaaaaagaaatgcaAGCGAACGGTGTATTGGACACTGCAGCACAGGTAAAGCACATAAATGGATGGGCGCTGGACAAGTTCAAATTCTTACCTATGATGGAAAGAGCTTGGGCCATGAAGCCGAATAGAGACTTCTACGTCTTTTACGAAACAGACAC TTATATTTTCTGGGACAACCTCTTCCGATTTCTTCAAACGTACAACCCAGATGCAAACGTTTACATTGGCTCACCATCTCCTGGACGCCGTGATCCCAAACGGAGAGACCAAGGCACCCTCTTCGCTAACGGGGGCCCTGGATATGTGATCAGTCGAGGCGCTATGAAGACCTT TTATCTAaatcatgatgatgagtgTTGTGGCGATAGCGTTCTGGGGTGGGTGTTATGGGAGCTTGGTATTCCTATGCATGGACACTGGCCTATGTTCAGCGATTACGGCCTTCATGATATTCCCTTCAATGATCAGCATTGGTGCCAGCCGCTCATCACTCTACACAAAACATCACCAAAAGATATGGTTGATTTGTTCAGCTGGGAGTTTAGCCAACGGAAATCCCAGGTCAGTAGCGTTCCATACATGTTTCATACAACTATTTGCTCCTTCTTCTACCGAGTACGGGCAAGTAATGTTGATCTGCTTCATAGCTAA